One Pseudomonas brassicacearum genomic region harbors:
- a CDS encoding phosphate ABC transporter substrate-binding protein translates to MADVVVVVATASPLKALERNQVADIFLGKTSRFPSGAQAIPIDQTEDSATRNEFYSTFTGKSASQLKAHWSKIIFTGRGQPPLAVSSGAEVKKRIAENPDTIGYIDAREVDSSVRALSIDPQ, encoded by the coding sequence ATGGCCGATGTCGTGGTCGTGGTCGCCACCGCCAGTCCATTGAAAGCGCTCGAGCGCAATCAGGTGGCGGATATTTTCCTGGGTAAAACCAGTCGTTTTCCCAGCGGCGCACAGGCCATTCCAATTGATCAGACTGAAGATTCGGCGACCCGCAATGAGTTCTACTCAACGTTCACGGGCAAGTCCGCGTCCCAGCTCAAGGCGCACTGGTCGAAAATCATCTTCACCGGCAGGGGCCAGCCTCCCCTGGCTGTTTCAAGCGGCGCCGAAGTCAAGAAACGAATCGCAGAGAACCCCGACACCATTGGTTATATCGATGCACGCGAGGTGGACAGCAGCGTCAGGGCACTGTCGATCGACCCGCAATGA
- a CDS encoding ATP-binding protein, whose protein sequence is MPIQRPHTLRLAPGIANSAEPSSSPRTSLFRRSFDQAKEAYILFPLLAVLLLLAIWTATLYLIKVEQLRAQQGAATASLEMGATYEAQMLRAIHEIDQTLKLVKYTFETEGEPNPLRKLQERALLPPALVFDVSVVSPGGGLIASTRAHDRENIVDPDEQQALRQNDLLSISRPWKNPATGEWRLRFSRRLNAADGGFSGIARVEVDAAYFVSSYDASKLGDQGALGLLGTDGIFRVRRTGETVSAGDTVDYAAVVPDTENTEAVLSINGWDGVRRYTSARQLYDFPLAVIVGLSEEEQLAVVTRQAHTYLWRAAGGSLLLVLLVGLLARMSWQLAQSRLRAAEVQTQLAAAARQAGMAEIATNVLHNVGNVLNSVNISADLVTRKLRTSKALGLGKAVQLMNQHADDLGDFISHDEKGKLLPSYLNQLVDALAIEQQSMTDELEQLTKSVDHIKEIVSAQQSYAGASSIAETVQIKALIEDALRMNAGILAARQITVVRDFADTPLLQLDKHRVLLILVNLIKNASSAMDERPEPGPQITLHSEVQQGITLAIKVIDNGEGIAPENLTRIFAHGFTTRKDGHGFGLHSCVLAAMEMGGSLEAHSEGPGKGATFTLKLAINASDQAKFS, encoded by the coding sequence ATGCCGATCCAGCGGCCCCATACACTGAGGTTGGCCCCTGGCATTGCCAATTCCGCAGAGCCCAGTTCAAGTCCCAGGACCAGCCTGTTTCGGCGCAGCTTCGACCAGGCCAAAGAAGCCTACATTCTGTTTCCACTACTGGCCGTTCTCCTGTTGCTGGCTATCTGGACGGCCACCCTGTACCTGATCAAGGTCGAACAACTGCGCGCGCAGCAAGGCGCAGCGACGGCCAGCCTGGAAATGGGCGCCACGTACGAAGCGCAGATGCTGCGCGCCATTCACGAAATTGATCAAACCCTCAAGCTTGTCAAATACACCTTTGAGACCGAGGGTGAGCCTAATCCACTGCGCAAACTGCAAGAGCGGGCTTTGTTGCCGCCGGCCTTGGTGTTTGACGTCAGTGTGGTCAGTCCGGGCGGCGGGCTAATCGCGAGCACACGGGCACACGACAGGGAAAATATCGTTGACCCGGATGAGCAGCAGGCGCTGCGGCAAAACGACTTGCTGTCGATCAGTCGCCCCTGGAAAAACCCTGCCACCGGAGAATGGCGACTGCGCTTCAGCCGCCGACTCAACGCAGCAGATGGCGGGTTCTCCGGAATCGCCAGGGTCGAAGTCGACGCGGCCTATTTCGTCAGCAGTTATGACGCCTCGAAACTCGGCGACCAGGGTGCGCTCGGACTACTCGGAACCGATGGCATCTTCCGCGTACGACGTACCGGGGAAACCGTATCGGCCGGCGATACGGTGGATTACGCGGCGGTGGTACCAGACACCGAAAACACCGAAGCCGTACTCTCGATCAACGGATGGGACGGCGTGCGGCGCTATACCAGTGCCCGCCAACTCTACGATTTTCCACTGGCGGTGATTGTCGGGTTGTCCGAGGAAGAACAACTGGCCGTGGTGACCCGCCAGGCGCACACCTATCTCTGGCGCGCTGCGGGCGGCAGCTTGTTGCTGGTGTTGTTGGTGGGTCTGCTCGCCCGAATGAGCTGGCAATTGGCGCAAAGCCGTTTGCGCGCAGCCGAAGTCCAGACCCAACTGGCCGCTGCGGCGCGCCAGGCCGGTATGGCCGAAATCGCCACCAACGTCCTGCATAACGTGGGCAATGTGCTTAACAGCGTGAATATTTCCGCAGACCTGGTCACACGCAAACTGCGCACCAGTAAGGCCTTGGGGCTTGGCAAGGCGGTGCAACTGATGAACCAGCATGCCGACGATCTTGGTGACTTCATCTCCCACGATGAGAAAGGCAAGCTTTTGCCGAGCTACCTGAACCAGCTGGTGGACGCGCTTGCGATCGAACAACAGAGCATGACCGACGAACTCGAACAACTGACCAAAAGCGTTGATCACATCAAGGAAATCGTCTCTGCCCAGCAATCCTATGCGGGCGCATCCAGCATCGCCGAGACCGTGCAAATAAAGGCTCTGATCGAGGATGCCCTGCGCATGAACGCCGGGATACTCGCCGCGCGCCAGATAACCGTGGTGCGCGACTTTGCAGACACGCCTTTGCTGCAACTGGACAAGCACCGCGTGCTGCTGATCCTGGTCAACCTGATAAAAAACGCCAGCAGCGCGATGGACGAGCGACCGGAGCCAGGCCCGCAGATCACCCTTCACAGCGAGGTCCAGCAAGGCATCACCTTGGCCATCAAGGTGATCGACAATGGCGAAGGCATTGCGCCAGAAAACCTGACGCGGATTTTTGCCCATGGATTCACCACGCGCAAAGATGGCCATGGTTTCGGGTTGCATAGCTGCGTGCTGGCAGCCATGGAGATGGGAGGTTCGCTGGAAGCCCATAGCGAGGGGCCGGGGAAAGGTGCGACGTTTACGCTCAAGCTGGCGATCAATGCTTCTGATCAGGCTAAGTTTTCGTAA
- a CDS encoding putative bifunctional diguanylate cyclase/phosphodiesterase gives MAIQRSNILRSAPGIAHSEHAISGTPNNLLQRGFDQVKEAYFLFPLLAVFLLLALWAGTLYLIKVEQVRAQRGIAEASLEIGATYEAQILRAVREIDQTLKLVKYTYESEGEQDPLPKLKARALLPSSYLFDVSVVDADGLIVASTQPSEAGSRIAQDELQALWRGNGLSISRPWRSPATGEWKLRFSRPLNTGAGAFAGMAMVEVDAAYFVSSYDASKLGNHGLLGLLGVDGVFRARRTGEAIVAGDEVDYAAVVPDTENTEAVRSITGWDGVRRYTNARQLYDYPLAVVVGLSEEEQLAAVTRQARAYLWRAAGASLLLVLFVSLLSRMSWQLVQSRVRAAEAKIAYAESVEYLAYHDGLTSLPNRSLFSKMLSQSISEANRYHRQLAVLFLDLDRFKQINDTLGHDAGDQLLQEVALRLKACLRASDTVARLGGDEFVILLPELSEDKYVAITAQKILGAIARPFNLQGQEFRVTASVGISVFPQDGLDEQTLKKNADIAMYQAKQQGKNNFQFYSEKLNADSLERMTLELSLRHALERQEFQLHYQAKRDIRSGQITGMEALLRWNHPDLGIVAPMQFIPVAEETGLIVPIGKWVLKTACQQNVTWQQQGLPHLGIAVNLTARQFADERLLVDLAEILAETGMEASLLELEIAESLLMQDVKRALSVLTGLKRLKIRIAIDDFGIGYSSLSALKQFPLDAIKIDRSFICDVSSVSEDKALTEAIIAMGRTLSLTVVAQGVETKEQADFLRDNACDEFQGFYFNKPVPADQFKVLLQAQAAHPGVAT, from the coding sequence ATGGCGATCCAACGGTCGAACATACTGAGGTCGGCCCCAGGTATCGCCCATTCCGAGCACGCCATTTCCGGTACGCCGAACAATCTGCTTCAGCGCGGCTTCGACCAAGTCAAGGAAGCCTACTTTCTGTTCCCGCTGCTGGCCGTTTTCCTGTTGCTGGCCCTGTGGGCGGGTACCCTGTACCTGATCAAGGTCGAACAGGTTCGTGCGCAGCGGGGCATTGCCGAGGCGAGCCTGGAGATCGGTGCCACCTACGAAGCGCAAATTCTGCGGGCCGTGCGTGAAATCGATCAGACCCTCAAACTCGTCAAATACACCTACGAGTCCGAGGGCGAGCAAGACCCGCTGCCCAAGCTCAAGGCCCGTGCGCTGTTGCCATCCTCCTACTTGTTTGACGTCAGCGTGGTCGATGCTGACGGCCTGATCGTTGCGAGTACTCAGCCGAGTGAAGCCGGCAGCAGGATCGCCCAGGATGAGCTGCAAGCGCTGTGGCGTGGCAATGGGTTGTCGATCAGTCGTCCCTGGAGAAGCCCTGCAACGGGGGAATGGAAGCTGCGTTTCAGCCGGCCTCTCAATACGGGGGCCGGGGCGTTCGCCGGGATGGCGATGGTCGAGGTCGATGCGGCCTATTTCGTCAGCAGTTATGACGCTTCAAAACTCGGCAATCACGGCCTGCTCGGCTTGCTGGGCGTCGACGGTGTCTTCCGGGCGCGGCGCACCGGCGAAGCCATAGTGGCCGGCGACGAGGTCGACTACGCGGCAGTGGTGCCGGACACTGAAAATACCGAGGCCGTACGCTCGATCACTGGATGGGACGGCGTGCGACGCTATACCAATGCTCGCCAACTCTATGATTATCCGCTGGCGGTGGTGGTCGGATTGTCCGAAGAGGAACAATTGGCCGCCGTGACTCGGCAGGCACGCGCCTACCTGTGGCGGGCGGCGGGCGCTAGCCTGTTGCTGGTGTTGTTCGTCAGTCTGCTGAGCCGGATGAGTTGGCAACTGGTGCAAAGCCGCGTGCGCGCCGCCGAAGCCAAAATCGCCTATGCCGAAAGCGTCGAGTACCTGGCCTATCACGACGGCCTTACGTCGCTGCCCAACCGCAGTCTGTTCAGCAAGATGTTGAGCCAGAGCATCAGCGAGGCAAACCGTTATCATCGGCAACTGGCGGTGCTTTTCCTCGACCTCGACCGTTTCAAGCAAATCAACGACACGCTTGGACACGATGCCGGCGACCAACTGCTGCAGGAAGTCGCACTGCGACTCAAGGCCTGTCTGCGCGCCAGCGATACGGTGGCCCGGTTGGGCGGCGACGAATTCGTGATATTGCTGCCGGAGCTGTCCGAGGACAAGTACGTGGCGATCACCGCCCAGAAAATCCTGGGCGCCATTGCCCGGCCGTTCAACCTTCAGGGCCAGGAGTTTCGTGTGACCGCCAGTGTCGGTATCAGTGTCTTCCCACAGGATGGCCTGGACGAGCAGACACTCAAGAAAAACGCCGATATCGCGATGTATCAGGCCAAGCAACAAGGCAAAAACAACTTTCAGTTCTACTCCGAGAAACTGAACGCGGACTCATTGGAGCGGATGACGCTTGAGCTGAGCTTGCGCCACGCGCTGGAGCGCCAGGAGTTCCAGCTGCACTACCAGGCCAAGCGAGATATACGCAGCGGCCAGATCACCGGGATGGAAGCGCTCTTGCGCTGGAATCATCCCGACCTGGGCATCGTCGCGCCCATGCAATTTATCCCGGTGGCGGAGGAGACTGGTCTGATCGTGCCGATCGGCAAATGGGTGCTCAAGACCGCCTGCCAGCAAAACGTTACCTGGCAACAGCAAGGGCTGCCGCACCTGGGAATCGCCGTGAACCTCACGGCCCGTCAGTTTGCCGATGAGCGTTTACTCGTCGACCTTGCCGAGATACTGGCTGAAACCGGTATGGAAGCGAGTCTGCTGGAGCTCGAAATCGCCGAAAGCCTGCTCATGCAGGATGTCAAAAGGGCATTGAGCGTGTTGACTGGGCTTAAACGCCTGAAAATCCGGATCGCCATTGATGATTTCGGTATCGGTTATTCTTCGCTCTCTGCACTCAAGCAGTTTCCCCTCGACGCCATCAAGATCGATCGCTCATTTATCTGTGATGTCAGCAGCGTATCGGAAGACAAAGCCTTGACCGAGGCCATTATCGCGATGGGCAGGACCCTGAGCCTGACCGTGGTTGCCCAGGGCGTGGAAACCAAGGAGCAGGCCGATTTTCTGCGGGACAATGCCTGCGATGAATTCCAGGGGTTTTACTTCAACAAGCCGGTACCGGCCGATCAGTTCAAGGTGTTGCTACAAGCCCAGGCGGCCCATCCGGGTGTCGCTACCTAA